From one Asterias amurensis chromosome 10, ASM3211899v1 genomic stretch:
- the LOC139942558 gene encoding E3 ubiquitin-protein ligase TRIM33-like, with amino-acid sequence MAFSKPAQGSALEQIRKDYLECSICQEEYTEPKLLDCLHSFCKHCLLEYHTTNYKDAKMLICPLCRKETQLPETGVEDFKSNFILTGLAGQLEQVSSLEHSKLVCNLCEEKNKATHFCYDCPMFICANCYKMHKKIPSLLSHTVATLKDVRDGKTAMKKTKPKRHPECQPHEGEVMRFYCTTCDVMICRDCTVIDHRNPQHEYIDCNQASSTYKQTLAQLFTPLEETMKKLEQSQATASTMKDNLNIAVKRTMAHVKNRADGIRAKVTAQESRIMDELQTILKDRNKKLEEFEQAVSVNLQQIQQSLQSAKDIFKNSSVPDFFASYPTISKDLKGLIDQNQPKIDSTLDHLRFTPGVCDISLGNLSTCMKEPKWELSLEYDEGINGASDIEASVPGDEMAVADHLNKRVVIYDTKGQQKKSIPLSSYPLAVAAFQNQLVIVDRTDSVKMYNRNGNKMFEFHTVPHSEVGKTSVDLECVAVIKDTIMVGDVKRSVITKHRSSDGSLIDTVLVQTKPHYLAIDSKDRVVVSGDRHQVDIVELTGITLFSINPKINSQPVGNCKGVCCDSSSIYIAMWNGAGTGHIHQYDTQGRFLSCIAQGLFSPGGISLTSDGQQLAVADNKSVKIYNKPSVYWSGSN; translated from the exons ATGGCATTTTCTAAACCAGCACAAGGTTCAGCTCTAGAACAAATCAGAAAGGATTATCTGGAGTGCAGTATTTGTCAAGAGGAGTACACGGAACCCAAACTACTAGACTGTCTTCACagcttctgtaaacactgtttacttGAATATCACACTACCAACTACAAAGATGCAAAGATGCTTATTTGTCCTTTGTGTCGAAAGGAGACACAACTTCCTGAGACGGGTGTTGAAGATTTTAAGAGTAACTTCATTTTAACTGGTCTTGCAGGTCAACTGGAGCAGGTCAGTTCACTTGAACACAGCAAGTTGGTCTGTAATTTATGTGAGGAAAAAAACAAGGCAACACATTTCTGTTACGACTGCCCCATGTTTATTTGTGCAAACTGCTACAAAATGCACAAGAAAATTCCCTCATTGTTAAGCCATACAGTAGCTACTTTGAAAGATGTTAGAGATGGGAAAACTGCAATGAAAAAGACAAAACCAAAACGCCATCCAGAATGCCAACCTCATGAAGGTGAAGTGATGAGGTTCTACTGTACAACatgtgatgtgatgatttgtAGAGATTGTACTGTCATCGATCACCGTAATCCACAACATGAGTATATTGACTGCAACCAAGCCTCATCCACATACAAACAGACATTGGCTCAACTCTTTACTCCCCTTGAAGAAACCATGAAGAAGCTTGAACAATCTCAAGCAACTGCCTCAACAATGAAAGACAACCTAAACATTGCAGTTAAGAGAACCATGGCACACGTGAAGAACAGAGCTGATGGGATCAGGGCTAAGGTAACAGCTCAAGAGAGTCGCATCATGGATGAATTACAAACAATCCTTAAAGATCGAAACAAGAAATTGGAGGAATTTGAGCAAGCAGTTAGTGTAAACTTGCAGCAAATACAGCAATCACTTCAGAGCGCCAAAGACATCTTCAAGAATTCATCAGTGCCTGACTTCTTTGCAAGCTATCCAACAATCAGTAAGGACTTGAAGGGACTCATAGATcaaaatcaacccaagataGATTCGACCCTCGACCATCTGAGATTCACTCCAGGGGTTTGTGATATCTCCCTGGGTAATCTGAGTACATGTATGAAGGAGCCAAAGTGGGAGCTTAGTTTGGAGTATGATGAAGGAATCAATGGGGCCTCTGATATTGAAGCATCTGTACCTGGGGATGAGATGGCAGTGGCAGACCACTTGAATAAAAGAGTGGTAATCTACGACACTAAGGGACAACAGAAGAAATCTATCCCATTATCAAGCT ACCCTCTGGCTGTTGCTGCATTCCAGAATCAGTTAGTGATTGTAGATAGGACCGACTCTGTCAAGATGTACAATAGGAATGGCAACAAGATGTTTGAATTCCACACAGTGCCTCATAGTGAAGTTGGCAAGACATCAGTAGACCTTGAGTGTGTAGCAGTCATAAAGGATACAATCATGGTCGGGGATGTGAAGAGGTCAGTTATAACTAAACACAGATCCAGTGATGGTTCACTCATTGACACTGTTTTAGTTCAGACAAAACCTCACTACTTGGCCATTGACAGCAAGGACAGAGTTGTAGTCAGTGGGGACAGACATCAAGTAGACATTGTTGAACTCACTGGTATTACACTATTCAGCATCAATCCAAAGATCAATAGTCAACCAGTTGGAAACTGCAAAGGTGTATGCTGTGATAGCTCATCTATCTACATTGCAATGTGGAATGGGGCAGGCACTGGTCATATTCATCAGTATGACACTCAGGGTAGATTTCTCAGCTGTATTGCTCAGGGTCTGTTCAGCCCTGGTGGAATCTCATTGACATCAGATGGTCAGCAGCTTGCAGTGGCAGACAACAAATCAGTGAAGATTTATAACAAG cCTTCTGTCTACTGGTCTGGAAGTAACTGA